Proteins encoded in a region of the Synechococcus sp. BIOS-U3-1 genome:
- a CDS encoding thermonuclease family protein, whose product MLIAALASVLISSCYDGDTCRSNTGEKIRLACIDTPELRGKRANPVPAKAARDYLRALVVGREVSITRIMKDRYGRTVAELFVDGSNVQQQLVAAGHAEIYWKYAHQCGWTR is encoded by the coding sequence ATGCTGATTGCTGCTCTCGCTTCAGTACTCATTTCCTCCTGCTACGACGGCGATACCTGTCGCAGCAACACAGGCGAAAAGATCAGGCTTGCCTGTATCGATACCCCAGAACTGCGTGGCAAACGTGCTAACCCTGTTCCTGCCAAAGCAGCACGTGACTACCTGCGGGCGCTTGTCGTTGGACGTGAAGTAAGCATCACACGCATCATGAAAGATCGTTATGGACGAACTGTGGCTGAGCTGTTTGTTGATGGCTCAAACGTGCAGCAGCAACTGGTCGCTGCTGGTCATGCAGAGATCTATTGGAAGTATGCGCACCAATGCGGGTGGACGCGATGA
- a CDS encoding DUF6998 domain-containing protein — protein MHLDTLDLLIIVDTVKLQSLIPELYAVVDKLEAAAPGRKFTPAGPMVGNIGEVVAAIRFDLKLNPASTEGFDATAPDGTKVEVKTTQQERGYFALKSTCWKDVHLLALKINPADGGVRVVFNGPYDLIWENCGPMQKWNGRTITVAKCKKLQKLVPADHRLKEVGGC, from the coding sequence TTGCATTTAGACACGCTCGATCTTCTTATTATTGTGGACACGGTAAAACTCCAATCACTTATTCCTGAGCTGTATGCCGTTGTCGATAAACTCGAAGCAGCGGCGCCAGGTCGGAAGTTCACTCCAGCAGGACCGATGGTCGGCAATATCGGCGAAGTTGTCGCAGCCATACGATTCGATTTGAAGCTCAATCCAGCAAGTACCGAAGGATTTGATGCCACTGCGCCTGATGGCACGAAAGTCGAAGTCAAAACAACGCAGCAGGAACGCGGCTACTTCGCGTTGAAATCAACCTGTTGGAAAGACGTTCATCTGCTTGCGCTGAAAATCAATCCAGCTGACGGCGGTGTTCGCGTTGTATTCAACGGCCCCTATGACCTGATCTGGGAAAACTGTGGGCCTATGCAGAAATGGAATGGCAGAACCATCACAGTTGCCAAGTGCAAAAAACTCCAAAAACTGGTTCCAGCTGATCACCGGCTCAAGGAGGTAGGCGGATGCTGA
- a CDS encoding Nif11-like leader peptide family natural product precursor, with amino-acid sequence MSLEQLKAFLEKVKADTSLQDKLKAAKSPEDVAGIAKEHGHEFTADKISQLSEEELEAVAGGEGPTKIMCATNIQQCRKTICSICPPK; translated from the coding sequence ATGTCCCTAGAACAACTCAAAGCCTTCCTAGAAAAGGTCAAAGCAGACACCAGTCTTCAAGACAAGCTAAAAGCAGCAAAGTCACCCGAAGATGTTGCAGGCATTGCTAAAGAGCACGGTCACGAATTCACTGCTGACAAGATCAGCCAGCTCAGTGAAGAGGAACTGGAAGCCGTGGCTGGGGGTGAGGGTCCGACTAAAATTATGTGTGCAACTAACATCCAGCAATGCCGGAAGACTATATGTTCAATATGCCCACCCAAATAG
- a CDS encoding Nif11-like leader peptide family natural product precursor, with translation MSEEQLKTFLEKVKADSNLQEKLKAAKSPEDVVGIAKEYGHEITADKLSKLSEAELEGVAGGVVHTNTIGKHCCLETAGQHCPMR, from the coding sequence ATGTCAGAAGAGCAACTCAAGACTTTCCTCGAAAAGGTAAAAGCAGACAGCAACCTTCAGGAGAAACTCAAGGCAGCTAAGTCACCTGAAGACGTTGTGGGCATCGCTAAAGAATACGGCCACGAAATCACTGCTGATAAGTTGAGCAAGCTCAGTGAAGCGGAGTTAGAAGGAGTGGCGGGTGGCGTTGTGCATACCAATACCATAGGGAAACACTGTTGTTTAGAGACAGCCGGTCAACACTGCCCAATGAGATAG
- a CDS encoding CCRG-2 family RiPP — MTNNELTLDQLTTISGGVVAGPHGEICTDRFTWKDIKDIFGGRKSIVHPEFRLGGSGNPGGDDI, encoded by the coding sequence ATGACCAACAACGAACTCACTCTTGATCAACTCACCACTATTTCTGGTGGAGTAGTGGCGGGTCCTCATGGGGAAATTTGCACTGATCGCTTCACCTGGAAAGACATCAAGGACATCTTCGGTGGACGCAAGAGCATTGTTCATCCAGAGTTCCGACTCGGCGGTAGTGGAAACCCAGGCGGTGACGACATCTAA
- a CDS encoding calcium-binding protein: protein MSAATITITQNVSSIKENTDVGPDGLFTIEGTNLAPSVQYSIYFGASPTGNDGIVYSISRDYPTLNVGTGNIGEVDETTETVVWVDAKVGTVPIGTTVLLNGKSIGNGIPGKATYTVENVPVVDNTPAPIDNTPAPSPVNFTGSEGRDITNGGDLNDELRGFGGDDQLNGGGGDDFINGNVGNDYIIGAQGNDYLMGGSENDDVRGGSGNDFTNGNRGNDFVFGGNGNDTVRGGSEDDVIYGGAGNDSLYGDKGNDVLYGELGSDIFNLSTGNDIIQDFEVGVDSFNLNGVLNLSFTQTDDGALATYDGGSTLFSGVDNSVLV from the coding sequence ATGTCAGCAGCAACAATCACCATCACACAGAACGTGTCTTCCATCAAGGAAAATACGGATGTCGGGCCTGATGGACTTTTCACTATTGAAGGTACAAACCTTGCCCCAAGTGTCCAATACAGTATTTACTTCGGTGCAAGTCCTACCGGAAACGACGGGATAGTTTATTCCATCAGCCGCGATTACCCAACTCTAAATGTTGGTACTGGTAACATTGGAGAAGTAGATGAAACTACTGAAACAGTAGTGTGGGTTGATGCAAAAGTTGGTACAGTTCCTATTGGTACTACTGTTCTTTTAAATGGTAAAAGTATTGGAAATGGTATCCCTGGCAAAGCAACCTACACTGTGGAAAATGTTCCTGTAGTTGATAACACTCCAGCACCAATTGACAACACTCCAGCACCTTCTCCAGTGAACTTCACTGGTTCTGAAGGTAGAGATATCACCAACGGTGGAGATCTGAATGATGAACTCCGTGGATTCGGTGGAGATGACCAACTCAATGGTGGTGGTGGAGATGACTTCATCAACGGTAATGTTGGTAACGATTACATCATCGGAGCCCAAGGAAATGACTACCTAATGGGTGGTTCTGAGAACGATGACGTTCGTGGTGGTAGTGGAAATGATTTCACTAATGGTAACCGAGGCAACGATTTTGTCTTCGGTGGTAATGGAAATGATACCGTTCGTGGTGGTTCTGAGGACGATGTTATCTACGGTGGAGCTGGTAATGACTCGCTCTACGGCGACAAGGGGAATGATGTTCTCTATGGTGAATTAGGTTCTGACATCTTCAATCTTTCTACTGGTAATGACATCATCCAAGACTTCGAAGTTGGTGTTGATTCATTCAACCTGAACGGAGTATTGAACCTGTCATTCACACAAACTGATGATGGAGCATTAGCTACCTATGATGGTGGTTCTACTCTCTTCTCTGGTGTGGATAATTCGGTTCTCGTCTAA
- a CDS encoding response regulator transcription factor — protein sequence MKLDHVSPTRAIEEDEARSLLLGQTIGLVVGNPLLLAAMNLLEFFRGKVIWAVTTEKEALQEAAIQEPDLVILTDELEQGYGPSLIKELKNTAANTHTLIFLAKETAAVVEECLEAGAEGICFNSNVSEGDGDFVKALRAIAKHGVFYPEQVRKKAGYVGANPFAMVLPNDITEREKEVLVGLTEGLSNKELAESMFLSVETIKSHLKSLTQKLGVKDRTGAAIFGVKAGVSRS from the coding sequence ATGAAGCTTGATCACGTCTCACCAACAAGAGCCATTGAAGAGGACGAAGCTCGTTCTCTCTTATTGGGTCAGACCATTGGCCTGGTAGTGGGCAATCCACTACTGCTCGCAGCAATGAACCTTTTGGAGTTCTTCAGGGGGAAAGTGATTTGGGCTGTGACCACTGAGAAGGAAGCACTCCAGGAAGCGGCGATACAAGAACCTGATCTAGTGATCCTCACGGACGAGTTGGAACAGGGTTACGGACCCTCGCTGATCAAAGAACTCAAGAACACTGCTGCCAACACTCACACCCTGATCTTCCTTGCAAAGGAAACAGCAGCTGTCGTAGAGGAGTGCTTAGAGGCTGGTGCTGAGGGAATCTGTTTCAACTCCAACGTCTCTGAAGGGGATGGCGACTTCGTCAAAGCCCTGAGAGCAATTGCCAAGCATGGGGTCTTTTACCCCGAACAAGTCAGGAAGAAAGCGGGTTATGTGGGTGCAAACCCCTTTGCCATGGTCCTTCCCAATGACATCACAGAACGGGAGAAGGAAGTGCTGGTAGGTCTGACAGAGGGACTATCGAACAAGGAGCTGGCTGAGTCGATGTTCCTTTCTGTGGAGACAATCAAAAGCCACCTCAAGAGCCTGACCCAAAAGCTGGGAGTTAAGGACAGGACTGGGGCAGCGATATTCGGGGTGAAGGCGGGAGTGAGCCGTAGTTAG
- a CDS encoding AAA family ATPase, which yields MSEYDYIPFEDQIKRPSDRGVRNTGKIWRVFDFAVSGIVLLAAEHGTGKTTLMNLLTEAIQEGTDFLDAFKVTQGNVLLIQGDEPEEFAESKYTRQDLKVQWDVLYPQETLTIEDLTKLVTSKKYVAIGVDSLTTVLCTAERGTLDQGIVQLLYELNDAAVNAGVLVFMTAHLNKPPKDGNGGRRQRKAIEWADISGIYTICAAVQDCWGLTNLGDKFSLHALGKRNIQVGTTWWLQRDAESFSWWLAEAQNQQLPAEREKLSGRIISYLKQHGFNTTTAIATALKSDPEWTRICCCDLLDQGLLQRHNQSLNGKAKRGRPSFVYGLDDFPCVTHTPPLDDSSVDGR from the coding sequence ATGAGCGAATACGACTACATACCCTTTGAAGACCAGATCAAACGCCCATCAGATAGGGGTGTGCGCAACACAGGAAAAATCTGGCGGGTATTTGACTTTGCCGTCAGTGGAATCGTTTTGCTGGCCGCCGAACACGGGACCGGCAAAACCACACTGATGAATCTGCTGACTGAAGCCATCCAAGAAGGCACTGACTTTCTTGATGCTTTCAAGGTCACCCAGGGCAACGTATTGCTGATTCAGGGTGATGAGCCTGAAGAGTTTGCAGAGTCCAAGTACACCAGGCAAGACCTCAAGGTGCAGTGGGACGTTTTGTACCCACAGGAAACGTTGACCATTGAAGATCTCACCAAATTGGTCACCTCTAAGAAGTACGTCGCTATTGGCGTTGACTCCCTAACCACAGTCCTGTGCACTGCAGAACGGGGCACCCTTGATCAAGGGATTGTCCAGCTCTTGTACGAGTTAAACGACGCTGCCGTTAACGCTGGCGTCTTGGTTTTCATGACTGCCCACCTCAATAAACCGCCTAAGGACGGCAACGGCGGAAGGCGTCAACGCAAAGCAATCGAATGGGCTGACATCAGTGGTATCTATACGATCTGTGCCGCGGTTCAAGACTGCTGGGGTTTGACAAATCTTGGCGACAAGTTTTCGCTGCATGCCCTCGGCAAGCGAAACATCCAAGTTGGAACAACCTGGTGGTTGCAACGTGATGCTGAAAGCTTCAGCTGGTGGCTTGCCGAGGCTCAAAATCAACAGCTTCCCGCGGAACGGGAGAAGCTGTCCGGTCGGATCATCAGTTACCTCAAACAGCATGGCTTCAACACCACTACGGCGATTGCCACGGCCTTAAAAAGCGACCCTGAATGGACCCGGATTTGCTGCTGCGATCTTCTTGATCAGGGCTTGCTGCAACGGCACAACCAATCCCTAAATGGCAAGGCAAAGCGCGGTAGGCCGTCATTCGTCTACGGCCTTGATGATTTTCCCTGTGTCACGCACACCCCCCCTCTCGACGACAGTTCCGTAGATGGGCGATGA
- a CDS encoding helix-turn-helix transcriptional regulator, whose product MKTESKTSLEAKVDLLLGLVHDLREQAGSETPSSRQWFSTAEVGQHVGRSARTIANWVQKGRFPEELIRRVKRGDSHVIRLKGQAAKKAAERIFIGEVQS is encoded by the coding sequence ATGAAAACAGAATCCAAGACTTCGCTTGAGGCGAAGGTTGATCTTCTGCTGGGCCTTGTGCACGACCTGCGTGAGCAGGCAGGCAGTGAAACCCCAAGCTCTAGGCAGTGGTTTTCTACAGCTGAAGTTGGACAGCACGTTGGTCGCTCTGCCAGGACCATCGCTAACTGGGTGCAGAAAGGACGGTTCCCTGAGGAGTTAATCCGCAGGGTCAAGCGTGGCGATAGTCATGTCATCCGACTGAAAGGCCAAGCTGCGAAAAAAGCCGCCGAACGGATCTTTATTGGTGAGGTGCAGTCATGA
- the nrdJ gene encoding ribonucleoside-triphosphate reductase, adenosylcobalamin-dependent, whose protein sequence is MTLSPSRSDTKDIAETLSSNGDFPATAPAANPVFYRTYSRRRTTGRESWGEVGSRNLGGLQKLGQLTDEEVSLLARMQADKKALPSGRWLWIGGTPWIERQENFSGSYNCTSTNLVDWEAFGLMMDLAMMGCGTGAIIEPHLIDRLPVVINPIEVTKVTDIGATPADERQDSTSFTIDGDRVSIRVGDTRRGWVDSYQLLLNLSSDERFAGRTVKVDVDLSDVRPVGETLKGFGGMANPVKLKDLYGRVARLLGKAVGRRLTSIECCLLIDEAAVTIVAGNIRRSAGMRQFASNDTSAAGAKDNLWQQDADGNWRIDPERDALRMANHTRVYHTRPSREVLLEAVTRQFHSGEGAIQFAPEAIARSNADLLSTPELRREFIDIYCDQGKEEAGRWLNLNHGPIAADELEHRLGRYGLNPCGEILGADFHCNLAEVHLNQIDPSDDEGQRDAFRAGALSVACLLNHEFEVERYRQSRAWDPIVGVSFTGLFDFFVHAFGTPWLKWWEAGRPDTEEGREFKRQEAEYLSRWKATVNEAVWDYCDRHGLRRPNRCTTVQPAGTKSLLTGAAPGWHPPKAQRFIRRITFGKNDPVAMACMDYGYTVVPSQSDKDEQGRLLDDPFDPRCTEWLVEIPTEVSWANLPGADAVDINSFSAMAQFDFYMQVQSHYTAHNTSATIEFREHEIDDLVDALHGTIDRGEGYISAALLARFDANATFPRLPFEPIDLATYERMQSDVIQRRVSADFFEALQRYDMGEISEAGPAGCDSDKCLLPLAKPNN, encoded by the coding sequence GTGACCCTGTCTCCAAGCCGCAGTGACACCAAGGACATTGCCGAAACTTTGTCCAGCAATGGCGACTTCCCCGCCACAGCTCCCGCAGCTAATCCCGTTTTTTATCGGACCTACAGCCGACGCCGGACCACCGGAAGAGAGAGTTGGGGTGAAGTCGGATCCCGAAACCTCGGTGGCTTGCAGAAGCTCGGTCAGCTCACCGACGAAGAGGTGTCGCTCTTGGCACGGATGCAGGCCGACAAGAAAGCTTTGCCTTCAGGGCGTTGGCTGTGGATCGGAGGCACCCCTTGGATTGAACGGCAGGAGAATTTCTCCGGCTCTTACAACTGCACCTCCACCAATCTTGTGGACTGGGAAGCGTTCGGTCTGATGATGGACCTGGCGATGATGGGTTGCGGCACAGGCGCCATCATCGAGCCCCACCTGATCGATCGACTGCCGGTAGTCATCAATCCGATTGAGGTCACCAAGGTCACCGACATCGGTGCGACACCTGCTGATGAGCGTCAGGACTCCACCAGCTTCACCATCGATGGCGACAGAGTTTCAATCCGCGTGGGCGATACTCGTCGCGGTTGGGTCGATAGTTATCAGTTGCTGCTCAACCTCAGCAGCGACGAGCGTTTTGCAGGGCGCACGGTGAAGGTTGATGTGGACCTCTCGGATGTTCGCCCTGTCGGCGAAACTCTCAAAGGGTTTGGAGGTATGGCCAACCCGGTCAAGCTGAAGGATCTCTACGGACGTGTGGCCCGCCTTCTAGGCAAAGCCGTTGGACGAAGACTGACATCCATCGAATGCTGCCTGCTGATTGATGAGGCTGCCGTCACAATCGTGGCCGGCAATATCAGACGCAGCGCAGGGATGCGTCAGTTCGCTTCCAACGACACCAGCGCAGCGGGAGCCAAAGACAACCTCTGGCAGCAGGATGCTGATGGCAACTGGCGGATTGATCCCGAGCGTGACGCCTTGCGCATGGCCAACCACACCCGGGTGTATCACACCCGTCCCAGTCGTGAGGTGCTGCTGGAGGCGGTCACCCGACAGTTCCACAGCGGTGAAGGAGCGATCCAGTTCGCACCTGAAGCGATTGCTCGATCCAACGCCGATCTGCTCTCCACCCCTGAACTGCGTCGGGAGTTCATCGACATCTATTGCGATCAAGGCAAAGAAGAGGCCGGTCGCTGGCTGAATCTGAATCACGGACCGATCGCTGCTGACGAACTCGAACATCGACTCGGTCGCTATGGGCTCAATCCCTGTGGTGAGATTCTCGGGGCTGACTTCCACTGCAACCTCGCTGAAGTTCATCTCAACCAGATCGACCCAAGCGATGATGAGGGGCAACGAGACGCTTTCAGAGCCGGTGCCTTATCGGTGGCTTGCCTTCTGAACCATGAATTTGAAGTGGAGCGCTACCGCCAAAGCCGTGCTTGGGATCCCATCGTCGGAGTGAGCTTCACAGGCCTGTTCGATTTCTTTGTGCACGCCTTCGGAACTCCTTGGCTGAAATGGTGGGAAGCCGGTCGTCCAGACACCGAAGAAGGCCGCGAATTCAAGCGCCAGGAAGCGGAGTATCTCAGCCGCTGGAAAGCAACAGTGAATGAAGCGGTTTGGGATTACTGCGACCGTCACGGTCTCCGTCGCCCCAATCGCTGCACCACGGTTCAACCTGCCGGGACAAAGAGTCTGCTCACCGGTGCTGCTCCCGGTTGGCACCCTCCCAAAGCGCAGCGTTTCATCCGTCGCATCACCTTTGGTAAAAACGATCCTGTGGCGATGGCCTGCATGGACTACGGCTATACCGTGGTGCCATCCCAGTCCGACAAAGACGAGCAGGGTCGATTGCTCGATGATCCGTTTGATCCCCGTTGCACGGAATGGTTGGTGGAAATTCCGACCGAAGTGAGTTGGGCGAACTTGCCTGGAGCAGATGCGGTGGATATCAACTCCTTCTCTGCTATGGCCCAGTTTGACTTCTACATGCAGGTGCAGAGCCATTACACAGCTCACAACACATCAGCGACGATCGAATTCCGTGAGCATGAAATCGACGATCTTGTCGATGCACTACACGGCACCATCGATCGGGGTGAGGGCTACATCTCAGCTGCCTTGCTGGCCCGGTTCGATGCCAACGCCACCTTCCCGCGCCTGCCATTCGAACCAATCGATCTCGCGACCTATGAGCGGATGCAATCTGACGTCATTCAGCGGCGTGTGAGTGCTGATTTCTTTGAAGCACTGCAGCGTTACGACATGGGCGAGATCAGCGAAGCCGGCCCGGCTGGATGTGATTCAGATAAATGTCTCTTGCCTCTGGCGAAGCCCAACAACTGA
- a CDS encoding class I SAM-dependent methyltransferase, protein MILRIPEPEVMNDPLQVDAYAAADFSGTDQAMVERISMLLQTSGASFAAQARLLDLGCGPGNITARLAKRWPSCSVLGLDAADRMIAVANNRRRAAGLSQERLRYGQALLPIHRADQPADLIVSNSLLHHLHDPQQLWSSLIPLASPRCLVVHRDLRRPDSAASIDRLCQSHVADAPSVLQRDYRASLHASFTVEEVKSQLQHAGLGNLQVTAVEDRYLEVSGWITGCQAGFDQCKP, encoded by the coding sequence ATGATTCTGCGCATTCCTGAGCCTGAAGTGATGAATGACCCGCTGCAGGTGGATGCCTATGCAGCAGCTGATTTCAGTGGAACTGATCAGGCGATGGTCGAGCGGATCTCCATGTTGCTTCAGACATCGGGTGCGTCTTTCGCTGCACAAGCTCGTTTGCTGGATCTCGGTTGTGGACCAGGAAACATCACCGCTCGTCTTGCCAAGCGGTGGCCTAGCTGTTCGGTGCTCGGGCTCGATGCGGCCGACCGAATGATCGCTGTGGCGAACAATCGCCGCCGTGCAGCTGGTTTGTCCCAAGAGCGTCTCCGATATGGGCAGGCTCTGCTGCCAATTCATCGAGCAGATCAACCGGCGGACCTAATTGTTAGTAACAGCTTGCTGCATCATCTCCATGATCCTCAGCAGCTTTGGTCATCGCTGATTCCACTGGCATCGCCCCGCTGCTTAGTGGTGCATCGCGACCTTCGGCGTCCAGACAGCGCAGCAAGCATCGATCGACTTTGTCAGTCCCATGTCGCCGATGCTCCATCGGTGCTTCAGCGGGATTATCGGGCTTCACTGCATGCCTCCTTCACGGTGGAGGAGGTCAAATCGCAGTTGCAGCATGCTGGTCTGGGGAACTTACAGGTGACTGCCGTTGAAGATCGCTACTTGGAGGTGAGTGGCTGGATCACGGGCTGTCAGGCTGGATTCGATCAATGCAAGCCATGA
- a CDS encoding peptide chain release factor 3: MSTDSALQDGRELLDAVARRRNFAIISHPDAGKTTLTEKLLLYGGAIQQAGAVKARGEQRKVTSDWMEIEKQRGISITSTVLQFDYTGNTINLLDTPGHQDFSEDTYRTLAAADNAVMLEDAAKGLEPQTRKLFEVCRMREIPIFTFINKMDRPGREPLALLDEIESELELTPWAVNWPIGSGEQFRGVIDRRSHEVILFSRAERGRQSEERHLSLDDPELKALVEPELLEQAIEEMELLDAAGAELDLELVHAGELTPVFFGSAMTNFGVRPFLNAFLEMAQKPVARQGQDGPVDPLRPDFSGFVFKLQANMDPRHRDRVAFVRVCSGRFEKDMTVRHARTGKAIRLSRPQKLFGQDREVVEDAFPGDVIGLNNPGMFSIGDTLYTGTKVEYEGIPCFSPEIFSWLRNPNPSAFKNFRKGVNELREEGAVQILYDNDESKRDPILAAVGQLQLEVVQHRLQNEYGVETRLEPLGYQVARWVTGGWPSLEKVGRIFNCKTVRDAWNRPVLLFKNDWNLNQLHEEHPGLELSAVAPVVSGVEPISL, from the coding sequence ATGAGTACCGATTCAGCACTTCAGGACGGACGTGAGCTGCTGGATGCGGTGGCGCGACGCCGCAATTTTGCGATTATTTCCCACCCTGACGCGGGTAAAACCACGCTCACTGAGAAATTGCTGCTCTACGGGGGCGCTATTCAGCAGGCTGGTGCGGTGAAAGCTCGCGGTGAGCAGCGCAAGGTCACCTCCGATTGGATGGAGATTGAGAAGCAACGGGGTATTTCGATCACCTCCACCGTTCTTCAGTTTGATTACACGGGTAACACCATCAATCTGCTGGATACGCCCGGCCACCAAGACTTTTCAGAAGACACCTATCGGACCCTGGCAGCAGCGGATAACGCCGTGATGCTTGAAGACGCGGCCAAGGGACTTGAGCCGCAGACCCGCAAGCTGTTTGAGGTTTGCCGCATGCGTGAAATTCCAATCTTCACGTTCATCAACAAGATGGATCGGCCGGGTCGGGAACCTCTCGCACTGCTTGATGAAATCGAATCGGAACTAGAACTGACTCCTTGGGCCGTGAACTGGCCGATCGGCAGTGGCGAACAGTTTCGTGGGGTGATTGACCGCCGTTCCCATGAAGTGATTTTGTTCAGTCGTGCTGAACGCGGGCGCCAATCGGAAGAGCGCCATCTTTCTTTGGATGATCCTGAGCTTAAAGCGCTTGTGGAACCCGAGCTGCTCGAACAGGCGATTGAGGAGATGGAGCTGCTGGACGCTGCAGGCGCTGAACTTGACCTGGAGCTGGTGCATGCCGGCGAGCTGACACCTGTGTTCTTTGGCTCGGCGATGACCAATTTCGGTGTGCGCCCCTTTCTCAATGCGTTTCTGGAGATGGCTCAGAAGCCTGTGGCGCGTCAGGGGCAAGACGGTCCTGTGGACCCTTTGCGGCCTGACTTCAGTGGTTTTGTGTTCAAACTGCAGGCCAATATGGATCCTCGTCATAGGGATCGTGTCGCATTTGTACGCGTCTGCAGCGGACGTTTTGAAAAAGACATGACAGTTCGGCATGCCCGTACGGGAAAAGCTATTCGTTTGTCACGCCCGCAGAAACTATTCGGGCAGGATCGTGAGGTTGTAGAAGATGCATTCCCGGGCGATGTGATTGGACTCAACAATCCTGGGATGTTCTCGATCGGCGACACCCTTTACACCGGTACCAAGGTTGAGTACGAAGGGATTCCCTGTTTTAGTCCAGAAATATTCAGCTGGCTGCGTAATCCCAATCCCTCAGCATTCAAGAATTTTCGTAAGGGAGTGAATGAATTACGTGAAGAGGGCGCAGTGCAGATTCTCTATGACAATGACGAAAGCAAAAGAGATCCGATCCTCGCTGCAGTCGGTCAGCTGCAACTTGAGGTTGTGCAGCATCGTCTTCAGAACGAATATGGGGTTGAGACCCGTTTGGAGCCTCTTGGATATCAAGTGGCTCGTTGGGTCACTGGTGGATGGCCCTCTTTGGAGAAAGTCGGTCGGATCTTCAATTGCAAAACCGTGAGGGATGCATGGAATCGACCGGTTCTGTTATTTAAGAATGACTGGAATCTGAATCAGCTGCATGAAGAGCATCCCGGTCTGGAGCTCAGTGCTGTGGCTCCTGTCGTGAGTGGAGTTGAGCCGATCAGTCTTTGA
- a CDS encoding CPP1-like family protein, translating to MAAGLDPSSDSNSKDPYSLLGVNPGDGFEDVQKARDRVVASCGDDAVARARVEAAYDAVLMARLRDRQSGRLSSAAASASQVERQQVSAGVPTTGNGPAALLTRLRGMSLPAPSFSGAGLMPDLQLVQGQGLLVRSIAGALALLLLLLAPQTVDLLLALSTIAVFISQVKRGRRPLGSLGWTLLILVVGLALGALLGAATVQTGLPLGVEQWQALPALLMLLAGALLLA from the coding sequence ATGGCTGCAGGACTGGATCCAAGTTCGGATTCGAATTCCAAGGATCCCTATTCCTTGCTTGGCGTCAATCCTGGCGATGGATTCGAAGATGTTCAAAAAGCTAGAGATCGGGTTGTTGCATCCTGCGGTGATGATGCTGTAGCCCGAGCTCGTGTAGAGGCCGCTTATGACGCGGTCTTGATGGCGCGTCTTCGTGACCGTCAGTCGGGTCGCCTTAGCTCGGCAGCCGCTTCTGCTTCACAGGTTGAGCGCCAACAGGTTTCTGCTGGAGTTCCTACTACTGGTAATGGTCCTGCAGCGTTGTTGACACGTCTGCGTGGCATGTCACTACCGGCGCCATCATTTAGCGGCGCCGGTTTGATGCCTGATCTGCAATTAGTGCAGGGTCAGGGTCTTCTTGTGCGCTCCATCGCGGGGGCGTTGGCGTTGCTGCTTTTGTTGCTGGCACCTCAAACTGTTGATCTGCTTCTGGCCCTGTCAACGATCGCTGTGTTCATCAGCCAGGTCAAGCGAGGCCGTCGGCCCTTGGGCTCTCTTGGCTGGACGCTTCTGATTCTGGTTGTGGGTCTGGCTCTGGGTGCATTGCTCGGTGCCGCAACTGTTCAGACGGGTCTGCCGCTTGGTGTCGAGCAGTGGCAGGCTTTGCCCGCCTTGCTGATGTTGCTTGCTGGAGCTCTTTTACTCGCTTGA